In Candidatus Tectomicrobia bacterium, the genomic stretch CAGGCGCGTGCCCTTCAGCGAGCGCGAGACCGTCCTCCGCTACGCCGAGCACTGGAAGAGGCGCTCCCTGCGGGAGGCCGCGCTGAAGGATTAGCGCCGGGCCCGCGCTCCTCAATAAATTTCAGTTTCCCGCCGCATCCCGCCCGCGTTTTCTCAATGCGAAACGCGCCCCGTCTCGACCTGAAACGCATCCTCCATCTCAATGAGAGAAAGAAACGGCGCGGGCGGAAAAAGCGATCCGCCTCACAGCCGAGCGGCGGTTTCGCGCGTTACATGCTCAGCAAGGAGACAATTTTTCCATCTCGTGGAGGCCGCCCCGATGACCCTGGCCGCAGCAGCAGGCGCCCTGCTCGCCTTCGGCGAGGAGTTCTCTCGGCAGGCGTTCTACTCGATGCTCCAGCGGTCGGGCGTCGAGAAGGTCCGCATCTGCGTCTCGTGCCAGGACGCGATGAGCACGCTGAACCAGTCGGCCCGGAAGTGGAACCTCCTGCTCCTGGACAGCCGCATCTCCCGGGGGCTCGACACCGTCCGCGAGATTCGCAGGCGGATGGGACCGCACATCAAGATCCTGATGGTGTTCTCGGGCCCCACCAAGGAGGCGGTCGCGGAGGCGATCGAGGCGGGAGTGGACGACATCATGATCTACCCCGTCTCCCAGGCCACGCTCGAGAAGAAGCTCGCGCGCCACGTGAGCCTGCAGCAGTCCAAGGTCACCGCCTTCAAGCGGGCGGACCGCGCCGCCGACGTCTTCACGGCGAGCCAGTAGAGGCGCCCGCCGCCCGGCGCCCCGGGCATCCCCCCATTTCGCGCTTTCGCGGGTTTCCCGCGCGGGAGATTCGCGCCCCGCGCGAAGCAAAGACCCCCCGGCTCAGGACTCGGCCGGCCCCGGCTCCTCGCGCGCCGGCGCGAGGAGCGACGCCACCACGCCCCCCGCCAGGATGAAGACGACCATCCCCAGCAGGTAGAAGTTGTAGTTTGGGCCCATCAGGTCCCTGAACCAGTCGGCCACCAGCATCTTGCCTCCGACCAGCACCAGCACCAGGGCGAGCGACACCTTGAGATAGCGGAACTTGTCCATCAGGCTGGCCAGGGCGAAGAAGAGCGAGCGCAGCCCCAGGATGGCGAAGACGTTGCTGGTGAAGACCAGGTTCGGGTCCGCCGTGATGGCGAAGATGGCCGGGATGGAGTCCACGGCGAACAGCACGTCCGTCGTCTCCACCGCGATGAGCGCGAGGGCGAGGGGGGTGAGCATCAGCGTCCCCGCCCCCGTCTTCTCGACGGCCTCGTCCCGCACGGCGAGCGCGCCCGGCATCTCCAGCTCCCGCGAGGCGGAGGTCCCGGCCCGAACCACGAAATGGTTGCCGTGGTAGCGCCCGGTGACGGGAAAGAAGCGCCGCGCCAGCCGGATCATGTAATTCTGCTCGGGGTCCACCGGCTCGTCGCCCATCGTGAGCATCTTCACGCCCGCATAGATCAAGAAAACGGCGAAGAGATACAGGATCCAGTGGAACTCGGCGACCAGCTTGGCCCCCACCACGATCATCACGCCGCGCATCACCAGGGCGCCCAGGATGCCCCAGAAGAGGACCCGGTGCTGGTAGCGCGGCGGGACGCTGAAGTAGCGGAAGATGATGAGGATAACGAAGAGGTTGTCCATGCTGAGGGAGATCTCGACGATGTAGCCCGTGAGGTATTTCACGGCCGCGGGCACCCCGGTGTTGTACGTCTTGTCCACCGCGTCCAGCGTCTCCCCCATCCCCAGCCAGCGGCCCTCGTACGCGAAGTAGATGAAGATGGAGAAGGCGAGGCTCAGCGAGATCCAGAAGGCGGACCAGCCGAGGGCCTCCCTCATCGACACCACGTGCGCCTCGCGGTGAAAGACGCCGAGGTCCAGCGCCAGCATCAGCAGGACGAACACCAGGAAGAGCACCCACACCCAGACCATCTGGCCCTCCGCAGCCGTGAACCTCATCCCCCCATCGAGAAGGAGGGCCCCGGGCCCGCCTCCCCGCGCGCCGCCTCGCGGCGAAACCCCCGAAGACTTGCATTTTTCGGGTCCTCGTGACAACTTCCCCTCCGTTCTCCTTGCGCCGGCGGCGCCCCCAGTCCACGGACATCCCGGCCCTCCGGCCAGGGGGACGGATGCAATGTCTCCGGCCCGAAGACGCCGCCCCCTTTCTCGCGCCGAGGCCGTCCATGGACCTTCCCTTCGACGCCCGCAAGCTCGACGCCCTCATGGAGAAAGAGGGCGTGGACCTGCTGCTCGCCTCCTCCAAGGACAACGTGGCCTACCTCCTGGGGGGCTACCGGTTCTTCTTCTTCGCCCACAAGGACGCCATCGGGGTGAGCCGCTACCTCCC encodes the following:
- a CDS encoding TerC family protein yields the protein MVWVWVLFLVFVLLMLALDLGVFHREAHVVSMREALGWSAFWISLSLAFSIFIYFAYEGRWLGMGETLDAVDKTYNTGVPAAVKYLTGYIVEISLSMDNLFVILIIFRYFSVPPRYQHRVLFWGILGALVMRGVMIVVGAKLVAEFHWILYLFAVFLIYAGVKMLTMGDEPVDPEQNYMIRLARRFFPVTGRYHGNHFVVRAGTSASRELEMPGALAVRDEAVEKTGAGTLMLTPLALALIAVETTDVLFAVDSIPAIFAITADPNLVFTSNVFAILGLRSLFFALASLMDKFRYLKVSLALVLVLVGGKMLVADWFRDLMGPNYNFYLLGMVVFILAGGVVASLLAPAREEPGPAES
- a CDS encoding response regulator, with the protein product MTLAAAAGALLAFGEEFSRQAFYSMLQRSGVEKVRICVSCQDAMSTLNQSARKWNLLLLDSRISRGLDTVREIRRRMGPHIKILMVFSGPTKEAVAEAIEAGVDDIMIYPVSQATLEKKLARHVSLQQSKVTAFKRADRAADVFTASQ